The Setaria viridis chromosome 6, Setaria_viridis_v4.0, whole genome shotgun sequence genome contains a region encoding:
- the LOC117860238 gene encoding LOW QUALITY PROTEIN: protein trichome birefringence-like 14 (The sequence of the model RefSeq protein was modified relative to this genomic sequence to represent the inferred CDS: inserted 1 base in 1 codon; substituted 1 base at 1 genomic stop codon) translates to MRLGSINGLRFKQLKLVILAFFMLFLLWKWDKGTFYDFGIHQPDLLTHPGHLKHIXNIFSXSSLYHIYICSTGASLPPLSMIGSVDMADENEVPPAEKKECNYRNGKWVSDNRRPLYSGFGCKQWLSESWSCRLTQRIDFEYENFRWQPEACEMPEFEASKFLRRMQDKTIAYVGDSLGRQMFQSMMCIVTGGKQRPDVEDVGAEYGFVLAPGAKKPDGWAYRFLSTNTTILYHLSSTLCNLEPLNPSDPETSYAMHLDRPAAFLKNNLYRLHVLILNTGDHWNEWNLRVNKWEMYLGGAPNNNRDIAVIQNAKNFTIHSVIKWFDAQLPHHPQLKVFFRSVSPRHFFNGDWNTGGRCDNTSPLAKGSAVHSNRSEDDDAESAVRGTRIRLLDVTALSRLREEGHISRYRIKGATSIQDCLHWCLPGVPDTWNEILAAQL, encoded by the exons ATGAGGCTTGGAAGTATAAATGGTTTGCGGTTCAAGCAGCTTAAGCTTGTCATTCTTGCATTTTTCATGTTGTTCCTTCTTTGGAAATGGGATAAAGGCACATTCTATGATTTTGGAATCCACCAGCCAGACCTTTTGACTCATCCAGGTCATCTTAAGCACA TAAACATTTTCTCTTAAAGTTCTTTGTACCACATCTATATCTGCTCTACTGGTGCATCCTTACCACCACTATCCATGATAGGCTCTGTTGATATGGCAGATGAAAATGAAGTGCCACCTGCTGAGAAGAAAG AATGTAACTACAGAAATGGAAAGTGGGTTTCTGACAATCGTAGACCTCTATACTCGGGGTTTGGCTGTAAACAATGGCTTTCAGAGAGCTGGTCCTGCAGATTAACCCAGCGCATAGATTTTGAATATGAAAATTTTAGATGGCAGCCAGAAGCCTGTGAGATGCCAGAGTTTGAGGCCtctaagttcttgaggag AATGCAGGACAAAACCATTGCATATGTGGGTGACTCTTTAGGCAGGCAGATGTTTCAATCAATGATGTGTATAGTCACTGGTGGAAAGCAGAGGCCAGATGTGGAAGATGTCGGAGCGGAATATGGCTTTGTGTTAGCACCAGGTGCAAAAAAACCAGATGGCTGGGCCTATCGGTTCCTGAGCACTAACACAACAATTTTGTACCATCTATCGTCAACACTTTGTAATTTGGAACCTCTGAATCCCTCAGATCCTGAAACCAGTTACGCCATGCACCTTGACCGTCCAGCTGCTTTTCTGAAGAACAACCTTTACAGGTTGCATGTCCTGATCCTTAACACTGGTGACCACTGGAATGAATGGAACCTAAGGGTAAACAAGTGGGAGATGTATCTTGGTGGAGCACCAAACAACAACAGGGACATTGCTGTCATCCAGAATGCAAAAAATTTCACCATCCACAGTGTCATCAAGTGGTTCGATGCTCAGCTCCCGCACCATCCCCAGCTGAAGGTGTTCTTCAGATCGGTATCGCCTCGACACTTCTTTAACGGTGATTGGAACACTGGGGGGCGATGCGATAACACAAGTCCTTTGGCCAAAGGAAGTGCCGTCCACTCGAACCGTTCCGAAGATGATGATGCTGAGAGCGCGGTGAGGGGAACCAGGATCAGGCTGCTGGATGTCACTGCCCTATCGCGCCTGAGGGAGGAGGGGCATATATCACGGTACCGTATCAAGGGCGCAACGAGCATTCAGGATTGCTTGCACTGGTGTCTTCCTGGCGTGCCGGATACGTGGAATGAGATCCTTGCAGCCCAGCTATAG
- the LOC117861495 gene encoding protein trichome birefringence-like 14, which yields MRLGSINGLRFKQLKLIILAFFMLFLFWKWDKGTYYDSGILQPDPLVLTHPANSKFVDQHTSSEEDFPSADPLPQSVVKVEKQITGAPPPLTMVGYSVDVADENEVPPPEKKECNYRNGKWVSDNRRPLYSGFGCKQWLSESWSCRLTQRTDFAYEQFRWQPEACEMPEFEASQFLRRMQDKTIAYVGDSLGRQMFQSMMCMVTGGKQRPDVEDVGAEYGFVLAPGAKRPDGWAYRFPSTNTTILYHWSSTLCDLEPLNPSDHATSYAMHLDRPPAFLKNNLHRFHVLILNTGHHWNRGKLKANKWEMYLGGAPNNNRNIAVIWKAKNFTIHSVINWLDAQLPNHPQLKVFYRSISPRHFFNGDWNTGGRCDNTNPLAKGSGIHLNHSEDTDAEGAVRGTRINLLDVTALSRLRDEGHISRYSIKATPGVQDCLHWCLPGVPDTWNEILAAQL from the exons ATGAGGCTTGGAAGTATAAATGGATTGCGGTTCAAGCAGCTTAAGCTTATCATTCTTGCATTTTTCATGttgtttcttttttggaaatggGACAAAGGCACATACTATGATTCTGGAATCCTCCAACCTGATCCATTGGTTTTGACTCATCCAG CTAACTCAAAGTTTGTAGATCAGCATACATCCTCAGAAGAAGACTTTCCAAGTGCGGACCCATTGCCTCAGTCAGTAGTTAAAGTAGAAAAGCAAATTACTGGTGCACCACCACCATTGACTATGGTAGGCTATTCTGTTGATGTTGCAGATGAAAACGAAGTGCCGCCTCCTGAGAAGAAAG AATGTAACTACAGGAATGGAAAGTGGGTTTCTGACAATCGTAGACCACTGTACTCGGGGTTTGGCTGTAAGCAGTGGCTTTCAGAGAGTTGGTCCTGCAGATTAACCCAGCGCACAGATTTTGCATATGAACAATTTAGATGGCAGCCAGAAGCATGTGAGATGCCAGAGTTTGAGGCCTCTCAGTTCTTGAGGAG AATGCAGGATAAAACCATTGCTTATGTGGGTGATTCTTTAGGGAGGCAGATGTTTCAATCAATGATGTGTATGGTGACTGGTGGAAAACAGAGGCCAGATGTGGAAGATGTTGGAGCGGAATATGGCTTTGTGTTAGCACCAGGTGCAAAAAGACCAGACGGCTGGGCCTATCGGTTCCCGAGCACCAATACAACAATTTTGTACCATTGGTCATCAACACTCTGTGATTTGGAGCCTCTGAATCCATCAGATCATGCAACCAGTTATGCCATGCACCTTGACCGACCACCTGCTTTTCTAAAGAACAACCTTCACAGGTTCCATGTCCTGATTCTTAATACCGGCCACCACTGGAATCGAGGGAAGCTAAAGGCAAACAAGTGGGAGATGTATCTTGGTGGTGCACCAAACAACAACCGGAACATTGCTGTCATCTGGAAGGCCAAAAATTTCACCATCCACAGTGTCATCAACTGGTTGGATGCTCAGCTCCCTAACCACCCCCAGCTGAAGGTGTTCTACAGATCAATATCACCTCGACACTTCTTTAACGGGGATTGGAACACTGGGGGCCGATGTGATAACACAAATCCTTTGGCCAAAGGTAGTGGCATTCACTTGAACCATTCCGAAGACACCGATGCTGAGGGTGCGGTGAGGGGAACCAGGATCAACCTGCTGGATGTCACTGCCCTATCGCGTCTGAGGGACGAGGGCCATATATCACGGTATAGCATCAAGGCCACGCCGGGCGTTCAGGATTGTTTGCACTGGTGCCTTCCTGGTGTACCCGATACGTGGAATGAGATCCTTGCAGCCCAGCTGTAG
- the LOC117861147 gene encoding probable GTP diphosphokinase RSH2, chloroplastic yields the protein MSVPAMAAVYTSPPGAIYAPPEHDAGSSRGPAPCAAAASPSAATSHRHAGGLSCLFSSPSAAPRAAAHEELGALWHDRSDEPAAVVGVGAGFGGGGYSHPQSSSASPSPFKLRDHLHRSPASLFHSPASSPASRSPSVSWLAGRERDRLFSSFVRNALGSCIDYAPVTSLPLGVPAAAGIDAAELAFELDENLSAAEPSCEPYAHELLAGAQARHRIFRDELVVKAFFEAERAHRGQKRASGDPYLQHCVETAVHLAKIGATATVVSAGLLHDTIDDSFMDYDHIFRMFGAGVADLVEGVSKLSHLSKLARDNNTASRTVEADRLHTMFLAMADARAVLIKLADRLHNMKTIEALPLVKQQRFAKETMEIFVPLANRLGIASWKDQLENICFKHLNPEEHKELSSKLVMSFDEALLTSTLDKLDKGLRDEGISYHNLSGRHKSLYSIYSKMIKKNLTMDDVHDIHGLRLVVETEQDCYRALDIVHKLWPRVTGRFKDYISHPKLNGYRSLHTVIMCEGVHPFEIQIRTKEMHLQAEYGFAAHWRYKEGGFRHSFVLQMVEWARWVLTWQCEAMSKERPSALASSVGIRPPCPFPLHSEDCPYSYSQQCNHEGPIFVIMLKHDKMSVQELPPNSTVVDLMERVGASSPRWSPYSFPLKEELRPRVNHKPISDPNRKLSMGDVVELTPALPHKSLTEYREEIQRMYERGGFALATTPRS from the exons ATGTCCGTGCCGGCGATGGCCGCCGTGTACACCAGCCCGCCGGGTGCCATCTACGCGCCGCCGGAGCACGACGCGGGCAGCTCGCGCGGCCCGGCGCCGTGCGCGGCAGCGGCGTCCCCGTCGGCGGCGACCTCGCACCGCCACGCGGGGGGCCTGTCCTGCCTCTTCTCGTCCCCGtccgcggcgccgcgcgccgcggcgcacgAGGAGCTCGGCGCGCTGTGGCACGACAGATCCGACGAGCCGGCGGCCGTCGTCGGCGTAGGCGctggcttcggcggcgggggctaCTCGCACCCCcagtcgtcgtcggcgtcgccgtcgccgttcaAGCTGCGGGACCACCTCCACCGCAGCCCGGCGTCGCTGTTCCACAGCccggcctcctcgccggcgtccAGGAGCCCGTCCGTTTCCTGGCTCGCCGGCCGCGAGCGCGACCGGCTCTTCTCCAGCTTCGTGCGCAACGCGCTGGGCTCCTGCATTGATTACGCGCCCGTCACCAGCCTGCCCCTGGGCGTCCCCGCGGCCGCTGGTATCGACGCGGCCGAGCTTGCCTTTGAGCTTGACGAGAACCTCTCTGCCGCGGAGCCGTCCTGCGAACCTTATGCTCATGAACTCCTCGCCGGTGCTCAAGCTCGCCACCGCATCTTCCGCGACGAGCTTGTGGTCAAGGCCTTCTTCGAGGCCGAGCGGGCACACCGTGGTCAG AAGCGGGCTAGTGGTGATCCATACCTGCAGCATTGTGTGGAAACTGCAGTGCATCTAGCCAAAATCGGCGCAACCGCGACTGTCGTGTCTGCCGGCCTTCTCCATGACACAATTGATGATTCGTTCATGGACTATGATCATATCTTCCGGATGTttggtgctggtgtggccgaTCTAGTTGAAGGG GTTTCGAAGTTAAGCCATTTGAGCAAACTTGCTCGGGACAACAATACTGCAAGTAGGACGGTTGAAGCAGATCGCTTGCACACCATGTTTCTTGCAATGGCTGATGCACGAGCTGTTCTGATAAAGCTAGCAGATCGTCTTCACAACATGAAGACGATAGAAGCTTTGCCTTTGGTTAAACAACAAAGGTTTGCGAAAGAGACTATGGAAATATTCGTGCCCTTGGCCAACAGATTAGGAATTGCTAGCTGGAAAGACCAGTTGGAAAATATTTGCTTCAAACACTTGAATCCAGAGGAGCACAAGGAGCTTTCCTCTAAACTTGTGATGTCTTTTGATGAAGCACTCCTTACGTCTACTCTTGATAAACTGGATAAAGGTCTCAGAGATGAAGGTATTTCATATCACAATCTTTCTGGGAGGCACAAGAGTCTGTACAGTATATACTCCAAGATGATCAA GAAGAACTTAACAATGGATGATGTCCATGACATCCATGGCCTGCGGCTTGTGGTTGAGACAGAGCAAGATTGTTATCGAGCACTTGACATAGTCCACAAACTGTGGCCCCGAGTCACTGGAAGATTTAAAGACTATATATCACATCCAAAGCTGAATGG GTATCGATCGTTGCACACCGTTATCATGTGCGAGGGTGTCCATCCATTTGAGATCCAGATCCGAACAAAGGAAATGCATCTCCAGGCAGAATATGGATTTGCCGCACACTGGAGATACAAAGAAGGTGGTTTCAGGCACTCCTTTGTGCTCCAAATGGTGGAATGGGCAAGGTGGGTGCTCACTTGGCAATGCGAGGCAATGAGCAAAGAGCGCCCCTCAGCTTTAGCCAGCTCTGTTGGGATTAGGCCACCATGTCCTTTTCCCCTGCATTCAGAGGATTGCCCTTATTCCTACAGCCAGCAGTGCAACCATGAAGGTCCCATATTTGTGATCATGCTTAAACATGATAAG ATGTCTGTCCAAGAGCTCCCGCCAAACTCGACTGTAGTTGATCTAATGGAGCGAGTCGGGGCCAGCAGTCCAAGATGGAGCCCTTACAGCTTCCCACTAAAAGAGGAGCTGCGACCGAGGGTTAACCACAAGCCCATAAGCGATCCAAACCGGAAGCTCAGCATGGGTGATGTGGTGGAGCTGACGCCTGCGCTCCCGCACAAGTCGCTGACTGAGTACAGGGAGGAGATCCAGCGTATGTACGAGCGTGGCGGGTTCGCCCTCGCCACCACCCCGAGAAGCTGA